The Accipiter gentilis chromosome Z, bAccGen1.1, whole genome shotgun sequence DNA window ggggttttattattattttttgtaaataatgcCTGTTTACTGCGTGGATGGgatatttccccttcctttcgTTGGGGGGGGGATACCCCAAAATGTTAATTTCTGAAGAGCTCTGCCGGCAGAAGCGAGCCCATTCCCGAGCGTTTCTGACAGGAacgctgcagcagagctgggggggggggggctcttttttttttggtgttttaatTGACACCTCCACAGCTCGCTGACGGGGTGACTGAAGTGGCTCAAACCCCTCCTCACGCCGCCGCCTCAGAAATCACTCGCCCGAGCGAAAACTCGACGCACCTCCGGGTCGCGGGTGACAGAAGGGGTGCAGAGCCTccggtgggggggggtgggggtgtcggAGAAGGGCCGCGTCCCATCAACCGCTACCGGCGCCCGCGTTTCACTCACTGCCCCCGGGCGCCGCTCCCCGGACCTGGCGATCCTAAACCCggccccccgccctccccctgATTGGCCGGTCGGGGTTTGTTGGCCTGTTGCTAAGGCGATACCAGCCGCTGATTGGAGGAGCCGTTGGCCGCGGGGCGGTGAGGGGAGCAGGTTCTCCTGCCCGCACAGTCGGCGTGCGCCGGCAGcgcaaccccccacccccccccccccccccgacacacacaccccaccccaaccGCCTCCCCCGGGTGCGGGGAGCGAGCGCTCCCCTGAGGAGCCGGCGCGGGGGGGAAGCCCCTCTCCGAGGGCGGGACGCCCTGCCGCCAGTCACGTCCCCAtcgccccccacacacacaccggtAACGTCCCCGGAGGGGTCTCGGCAGAAGGCGGTCGGCGCCccgccttccttccctccctccctcagccggcggggagcggagctgcTGAGCGAATTGCGGCGGGTGTAACGTATACCGTATGTATATGAGCGGCTGGCTGGGGATCCGCTCACGCCGGTTTAGGCCGGTcggctcctgctccagcctggccccTGATTGACAGCTCAGCACTTGTTTACCACAGCTCAGCCGCGGCCGCCCGGCTCGGCGGGACTGCTGAGCTGGCagaaaagggggggtggggaaggggggtgggggggagaactGGTCTGTGAGGAGGAGGTGGCCGTGCGGGGACATGGAGACAACGCCAAAAGCCACGctccccttctctctttctctctcaaaaaaaaaaaaagacaagccacCCTCACGCTAATATACATTGTCTCGCCATTTCGGCGCGTTTTCCTGACATGTATTTCGTGACGCTGTGTGCTGAAGGTGCATTTGGTCGACAGCTTGCTGGTggaggctttttgttttttttttgtttcgcctttttttttaaagatttttgtcgGCGTTTGCGGCGCACGACAGGAAGGGGAGCATCGGCATTTCTGTAGGACAATGGGAACTTAAAACCCTCCTGTGTGCCTGCCTACCTCCATTAATGCTTCAGACCATTAAGTATAAGAGAGTGCTTTTCACATTGTCTCCCTATGTATCCTTCTATTATTCCAGCCCTTTATATGTGCGAGGTGCTCAGTTATTTTTCTCTCAACTTTCTATTTTGATGGAGTCAGCATTTTTCTGGTCTTACGGTAATTATGTCAGAACAAACTGCAGATTTGTTGCAGTGCTTAAAGGCGTACAAGAAATCATGACCATAAATGAAGACTGGCTTTCTTGGTGGAGCCAGCAAATACCTGGATATTGCTGTCCAAGCAAGATCAAGTTaacctgtcaaaaaaaaaagtttagcgcTAGACAGCATTGATTGGGCAGCTTGCCATTTTCTGTGCCTCTGGTACTTTCCAGGTGGTGCCtgtacaacctttttttttcccctcccctttttttttgtgattaattTGTGGACGCTCTTGCTGGGCAGGAGATAAAAGGAAGTTGAATTACTAAATTTAATCTTACACAGCAGACTTCATGCAGATTGCTTAATGCTGTTAAAGAGCCATCTCTATTTCATTTTAACTAAGAATCACAGTGGAAAGCATGATTTCCATTACAGGTCTTGCAGGCAGGCCTTGAAATGGCAGCAGTTACAACTGTGTCAGTGTTCAGAGGCAAGATCgtaaatgaaagcaaattaaCCTCTGCTTCTCTGTAAGGTGAATCTGGCAATCCTGCCTACCCTTCTGTAGGTAGGATTTGTCCATGCATCCAGTAGTTAATGTGAATGGACCACAGACCTTTGCACCACATTCTCAAGTGCTGTAATGAGTGTGTAAATCCTTTTATTGTGAAAGAGAAGCCCATGTAATGTACAAAATGTGTACAGGTGGAATAgcatgttggttttttcccctcctagatGATGACAATTCAGAAGAAGGCCTTCACACCATCCACTCGGGAAGGCACGAATATGCATTCAGCTTTGAGCTTCCACAGACGTAAGTGCCTGCATGCAGTCCTCGTGCCCTGCTGCCCACCCGCCTGAGCAAAACTCCTGCTGTGGGTGGAGGGGAAACCTTTTCAATGGTAGTAGGAATTGTGCTCTGACATGCAGTGGAGGACATAATCTCATTAAATTGAAGAGGTTGCTTTTAAACTGACACacgcttccttttcttttcatttccacaaACTGGGAGCTCATTGCTGCCCAGTTGCTCACTTCCTTTTGACCAAGTCTTACTGACTTACTAGGTCTTCCAGTATTTTACACCTTcccaagaggaggaagaggaatttGAACCATTGCTGGAGTACTGCAGAGTGGCTGAGATACCTTCTAATCCAGCCAACAGTTTACTGGAGCCATGTAGGCTAGCAGAACTAGAGATAAGATCACAGCTGAATTGTTTGGGCTTAGTCTGGAACAGATGTGGCAAGTTTAACTACCTTTGAACAAAAGAGGAGGTTGTTCTAGTTTAAATAGGTTGTTTGCACCCAGGCTGGCCTTTATGCAGAAAGCTTGGATGGAAATAAGCAAAGGATGGGTGGATGAAGCAAGAAAAACTCTGATACCTAATCCCATTTGTCTCAGCAAAGGTGAAGCAGGAGTGAGAGCAGAAGTGTTAAGATAAAGATTGTTTCCACACACCCCTGAGTCTGAAATGTTTAATGTAGACATTGTGAATGGGAGATTTATACATAGAGGAGTTACCAATATGGAAATGAGCTAAAAATACAAGTTGCAATAAAATTAAGTACACTGGAACAGAGGGAGTCTCGACATGGATGGAAAAAGGAGCCTTTTGCTGTAAAAGGCAAGCAGTGAAGTCATTAAGGTTGAAAAAATTCGGCAGTGTTATGTGAAATAGCTCAGTACCTAATATTAAAGCTAATAAACCATCTGTTTATTAGAGGTGCTGGTTTTAGGAGAACCTGCAGATGATCAACACTTCTGTGTGTCAGTTTGAAAGTGAATAGCACCGGACTTTACAGTAGATCTTACAGGAACAGCGGATAACACATGTATGCATGGAGATTTTTAAAGACAACTTAGTGTTCTGAAAATCTCaactacaaaaagaaagaaggctAATACCGCTGGAGTTGGAAGgggcatttaaatacaaaaaaaaccccaaaacatgatACACAAATGTGAAATGCCTAGCTTGAAGTGAAGCAGATAGGCAGCAAGATATCACAAGCCTTGGCCAAAGCACAGGGTCTTTGTCTAAGTGACCTGAAGGAATAACTGTGAAACCAGCTGTtaataatactgaaaaaacaaAGGCTGGTATTAAAAGACTGAAGTTTGACACTGCTTACTTATTCGTTATTTTGTGCTCATAGAATACTTTCAAAATTTACTTAAACTAAAGAGCAACAGTGGAAAGCAAGGCGATGCACACTGGCCTTACTGATTTTTGCCCTAAAGAGTATGGGACAGGATGAAATATTAAAGACTGATTAGAAAATCCTTTCATTTGGATTAttagggaaataaaataaacatctcAGATGTGCAAGGCTAGTAGTATTCCCCATGGAAGATACAGGGGGTTTGCAAATAATTTCTATATTacaatatattcaaaatatagTATAATAGGAGAAAATGACTTGTGTAAAAATAAGTTACAGAAAACTACTGTTAATTGGAGATAAATGGAATATAAAGatcttctgtctttcattttatgatgttgcaggaaaaaaaggtgatgctGAAAGGTTTGGAGATCCTTTGCACATCGTTTTGCCTCCAGCTCCCAAAAAGGACTACTTTCATCTGTCAAAAGTTCAGAGCAGAATAGGCTTGatgtttttatgtatatatatgcttATAAATGTACAGCCATATACAATATAAATGTTTTAAGCTGGTCTTGTCAGGGTAGAGGAAGATTAGAAGGTACTCAAAATAGCCTCTCTCTTCAGAACTCAAAATATTTACTCTGCTTAAGgtgaaaaaaacctacaaaagtGCTGAGTTACAGCTAAAATTAATCTGACATTGAGATACCAGCCAAGTGGACAATAGACAATGATTTACAAAATACAGTATCCAAAACAATAATTGGTTGATGCTAATGCTAATTTTAAGTTGGTAGTCCTAATTTGGCCTTAAAAGGGCATGCTTTACTCCAGAGTTGAAAGTGGCCTCTTCAAGTTTAAAGGAACTGTGTACCCTCCTGGCTTTTTCTAGTACaattattaaattgatttttaaaatctctgcaaaacTGTGGTAGGATGAAttggagataatttttttcctctgatcttTAATCTTGAATTTTGCTGAGGGATGGAAACTTTGCAAATAAGTTACGCTGCATTAAATACtataatgcattaaaaatgccATTCTACATACTAATCCCTAATCTGATCAATTGTATCATTATTGGACAGAAAGACATTACTCAATTTTGACCTTTGTGTCCTGCACAGACCACTTGCTACCTCATTCGAAGGCAGACATGGCAGTGTGCGCTATTGGGTGAAAGCCGAATTGCATAGGCCTTGGTTTCTACCAGTAAAATTAAAGAAGGAATTTACAGTCTTTGAACATATAGATATCAACACTCCTTCATTACTGGTAAGAATTGACAGAATTACTCATTCTTTGTTTCTGGCATAAAAACAATGAAGTATAATAACTGAAACAATATCCACATCTAATTTTACCTAATATTTATTTGCTAGTGTAGTTACAGCTGATCTTTTAAGTACTACATCAGTTCAGCAGCTCTGTAACTACTGGTATTTTGAAAGCTATGTTTTCCTGTACTTGGAGTTTCTTTACTTCTAAGATATGTAAAAAGGCTTTGTCAATTTAAATTGGTAATACTAAATTGTAAAACATCACTGAGAATGAAAATTCTGAGAGCTGTTCCTCTTTGATTTTGAATAATCTGTGGAAGGAACAGTGAAATGTGAAAGAATACTACAGTGAGAGACTGCTaacttaaaaatgcaaagtaaaaaatgTACTGGCCTGCATAATTGATAATTTCCATATAGATGGTTTTCTACCAATGGGGGGAAATTATCACAAATCTGTataataatttctgaaatgtcatttcattaaaatactttcaGTATCACATCTGCTTTCAATGAGGTTCTGATTTCAATTTGGcctaaaattccttttctttttctcctcctcttcctcaaatTCTAATCTacggagggggaaaaaaacctcaaagtcCATTGAAATAGGTTTCTTTTGTGTATGGGTGAAAAATCAGACTTGCAAAGGGACATTGGCCTTGTGcaaattccattaaaatcaaAGGACTCCCATTTGACTTCAGTGGTCTTTCAATCAAGTCCTaagtcctgaaataaaaaaataatgaagtctgtTTAATATAGATGAAATGGGGTCATTCCAGAGCAGAGGAAATAGCAGGAGTCAAGGTTATAGTACTTTAGCTTAGTTGTTGTTTCTGAAATGCAATGTACTTGAGAGATGTTCTAGTTTACTGATAAATGAAAAGCTCTGCTAACTATATGTTGGGGTAATGTAGGCTATAAAGCCTTTTCTTAAGTTATACAATATTTATGtgtaaaaactgttttaaatctgACTGTAGTATGGAAATGTAGCAGAAAAAGCAGTGTTAATGAGTAGTGGGATTAGAATAAAGCTTATATCTGCACAGTGCTGTTTAAATTCCTTgaggtttttcttcctccaaataaAACTAGCTATGTATATCAAAATAATAAGTATATTATGAAGATAACTTTCTGTGCTGATCAAAACAGATAAAGAGATTCATGGAACTCTTAATGAAAATGAGCAATGTTGTTCTTTTCTTGCAGTCACCCCAAGCAGGCACAAAAGAAAAGACTCTCTGTTGTTGGTTTTGTACCTCAGGCCCCATATCCTTAAGTGCCAAAATTGAAAGGAAGGGCTACACCCCAGGTACGTAACAGAAGTAATTAtaggaaatgtttttccttcccttttaaaacaacagtttgtgcttgctgcttttatagaaatgaaatatttaaactgtTCTGACACCTCAGTCTGCATTCAGCAATTGTCTTGATCTTCTCTTAACTGTGACTAATTTTGTTAACTAATGCTAGCTGTGTCTCCAAATTGTTGAAGGACAGCTGCTTCTATGAGAcctgtacatttttcttttagatttgcTCATGGTGGGCCTATTCCTGTTGGCGTCAGTGGATGTTTGTGAGGGTAGAGCATTGCTAGCAGCATCTAGTGCGTTATAACAGAATGTGGCAATTTGCTGTAAGCTGCCTTGTAAATGTAAAGAGAAtgtgaaattctgttttgtttcaggtgAATCAATTCAGATCTTTGCTGAGATTGAGAACTGCTCTTCCCGTGTGGTGGTGCCAAAGGCAGCCATTTACCAAACACAGGCATTTTATGCCAAAGGGAAAATGAAGGAAGTCAAACAGCTTGTTGCCAACCTGCGTGGGGAATCCTTGTCATCTGGCAAAACAGAAACCTGGAATGGCAAACAGTTGAAAATTCCACCTGTTTCCCCTTCGATCCTCGACTGTAGTATAATCCGTGTGGAGTATTCGCTGATGGTATGTATGTTGGATGGTGTGCTTCACTTGAGCACGAGTAGTTTCCATCATTTCTTGCAAATGGCTAACAAAGTGTTCCATGCCAACTAGTtacaaaagaaatagatattCTATTATTAGTGTCCTGACAGGAGTTCTGtaaataaattcagtttaaatCATGCATGTTCTTCAAACGGTTATGGAGTGCCAGCTGAGAAAACATGTTACAAGTAAGCAACAGTTCCATGTGAGGGCTCATGTTAAGAATCCTGAGCTGCTTTTGGCTCGGGGAGCTTTTTTGCTCCACAGGGGCTTTGGCCCTAAAACAGACAATGAGAAACTTAAGTTCCTCATGGAAAATGCTGTGGAAACTTAGTCTAATCATTACGAACTGCTTATACACCTCTTTGTTGTTCTTTAGGTATATGTTGATATTCCAGGCGCCATGGATTTATTCCTTAACTTGCCACTGGTCATTGGTACCATTCCTCTACACCCATTTGGTAGCAGAACATCAAGTGTGAGCAGCCAGTGTAGCATGAACATGAATTGGCTTGGTCTGACGTTGCCTGAAAGACCAGAAGGTAACTTGACAATACAAATACCAATCAGTTTGCTagtcttgttttgatttttgtctgcTTTATTCATTGCTATCGTGCAAACAGATCCAAATTATATTCTTCATAATAAATCCCACAGGAAATCCCTTGTGGGTGTTTCCTTGCCACCTGCTTGTTCTCTGTAGAAGAACAGAgttccctccctgccttcctctctcAAGGACAAGCAATGAAGTGCCAGCTGCTTGGAAGCTGGCACAAGTGAAAACACAGGATGCCATTGTTTGTACCTGTTAAGAATGAATTCTGCCTCCAGTATCCCAATTGCATCCTTGGTTATAAGGCATTGTAACCTGTCAAAATAGCAGTTTGTGGTGTCCTTTAGCAGCCTTGGTAGCCAAGGCTTTGTGAAAAGCTAATGTAATTCATTTCAGTCGGAAATACCTCTTGTGAAAGGAGAAACTCTGTGTCTCCTTCCCTTTGTTTTCATACATCTAATAAACATAACTTTTTTTATGCACAAGTCCCAGACTTACGTGTGTGGAGTCCAGAGGAATGCAATGTTCTATCATTCCTACCTGTGCAGAAATTTAGCATTCTGGGTATGCTTTAAATTTCAAGGAGATAATTAGGCCACAATAAGCAGTGGTCAGTCCGCTCTTGGATTTGAGCATAACCTTACAATAAAACAAAGCAGCCTACCCTCCTTTTCATGTTTAATAACTGTTAAAAAGTCACTGAAGTAAATTACCTACTGTAATTTACGTACTGTACCTACCTACTGTACATTTTACAATGATAGAAGTTTAATATTTATCATGTTACATATTTAGGCACGTGTAAGAACTTGTTTGAACTGCATGTGCCTTTTTCCCTGCAGCACCTCCTAGCTATGCAGAAGTGGTCACGGAGGAACAAAGACAGTCCAGCCTTGCACCCATAGGTGCTTGTGATGACTTTGAGAGAGCGCTTCCAGGACCATTGTTTGCATATATCCAGGAGTTCCGTTTTCTGCCTCCACCGCTCTATTCAGAAGTAGGTACCTCAGACAGAACATGattaatttgctgcttttctggattCTGTCTTGTGGAATAAATGTAGAAAGCTGTTTCTCCTTCCTAAAACTCAGGAGAAATCATTAAAATGATGAACAGGGGATAGGGTGACTTCATTTTGGCAAAGTGCAGGTGAACTGCATCAAGAGTTTTCAGGATTCTTCACAATTCTGATGCTTTGTAGAAATTTCCAAATTGTTGTCTACCCTCTTAGCAACTTCATTAAAATCTTACATTACATATACAATATATTGTATTGGTTAACACCAACATTTTGGGTCTATAGATGCACAGCATAGTAAtgtttttcagctctgctgctttctaAAACTACTGTGCATTTTTGGTTCTGTGTATGCAGTGCCTTCAGAGGTTCCATGTAGAGAAGTTACAAAGGTAGTCTTTCTGACTTCTCAAACATCCCTGGCtgcatttttaattctgtgaaagCCACTCAATAACCATGACATAACTTCAAAAGCTTTCCAGCTccatatttttcaggaaaaagcagtgGTATTGGACAGAAGTTAGTGTCCTTTAGCTACATGTTGCCTGAATTCACCCTCttgattttttcttctcctcctgaagCACTGATCTGCTACTGAGTGGGCAGAGAGTAGCATGGTTTTTGTGTGCTGGAGAATTCGCTGAGGACTCTTCCATAACCCTAGAATACAACTTAAGTCCTTTTCCTTTTAAGTACTTAAAGATTTAGAAAGAAGGCTTTTTTGTCCTCCAAAAAATGGTTATATAAAATCAGCTGATAAGAATGTTGACTAAACTACATACTGTACGCTTTAACAATTCTTACTGTCCAGTTTTGGAGACTGAAGTTAGCAGGTTATTACCCTTCTTCCTTTTGTAGAAAGGAAGAAGAGGTAAGGTGTGGAACATGGAAACCTCTAAGACATTTTATGGGGTGTATGAGGATGAATTTCTTGTAAATTAAAAGTAGGATGACTTTCTACAATATTTGTGTCTTTTGAAGCAAAACATCTTCTGAaatcaattaaatattttaagtcacATTCCTAGTGATGAGTTATCTTTTACTGTCCAGTAAACAATTGAAGATCCCTGTGCTACTAAAGTagattttttcaagtttttttagTTCCTTGTGCTTAGCCTTAAATTACCATAAACCTGTAGTTTAAAATTTTCCACTAAGTTACTAATCTTTCATTCAAAGTTTTGTATAATTGACTAGAggtttttcagttattttaataaCCTTTGGATTGGGAATGACATTTATCACTATGATTGTCTTAAACTTGTCAGTTTTGCTGGGGCTTTGTTGGGATTGGTTTGTTTCTAGCAATTTACTCTAAAAatgccttggtttttttctttttgttcttttttcccctcttttggtTAGATTGATCCAAACCCAGATCAGCCCACAGATGACAGACCATCTTGCCCCTCTCGTTGAAGGAATCAATAAAAAGCTGACTTGACTCGGGTTTTGAATCATACCTGCCGTGTTGAAGGTCAAGGCATCATAGTGGAGACACACTTTCAAAGAAGTGGTTTTGCTCTTGCCTGTATGGTGAATAAGTGAAAACAACCTGTGATCATGCTCTGAAGCCTACAGTGTCACTGTAGGACTGCTCCACATGCTTGAAGACCTGAGCtttcccacctcccccccacccccccccttaaATACTGGCACATACTAGGAGCAGCCTTACTAACCTACAGTCATGTGTGTCAAAACACTCAAACCACATTGTAAGAGAGGGATGGTTTCCCCTTAATGGTTTGGAAATTTGCACATGCTCATTGCTTACGTTGTGCGGTTCTGTGTCACTACAGCTTTTTCTCATTTATGCCGGACTGTTATTACCCCCCCTTCTTGTTTGTGGTCCGCACAATAAGGAGCAAAAGAaagctttggcaaaaaaaaaacagcaacagactTTGACAAATGCActgactttcctttttttaatttaatgtagcCTGGACTTTACCTGCATATGCACATGCTCAGAATTGTCCTAGTAGGCTGATCATGTATCACCTCTTCAGCTTGGATCCTATTGTGGATTTATTTACAAACATCAAATGCCTTCAAGCCAATTCTTCTTGCTGTATGTTTTGCAGCCTACTGTAGTAGATAAGCAACAGATGTGGGGATAGGG harbors:
- the ARRDC3 gene encoding arrestin domain-containing protein 3 encodes the protein MVLGKVKSLTISFDCLNDSNVPVYSSGDTVSGRVSLEVTGEIRVKSLKIHARGHAKVRWTESRNAGSNTAYTQNYTEEVEYFTHKDVLVGHERDDDNSEEGLHTIHSGRHEYAFSFELPQTPLATSFEGRHGSVRYWVKAELHRPWFLPVKLKKEFTVFEHIDINTPSLLSPQAGTKEKTLCCWFCTSGPISLSAKIERKGYTPGESIQIFAEIENCSSRVVVPKAAIYQTQAFYAKGKMKEVKQLVANLRGESLSSGKTETWNGKQLKIPPVSPSILDCSIIRVEYSLMVYVDIPGAMDLFLNLPLVIGTIPLHPFGSRTSSVSSQCSMNMNWLGLTLPERPEAPPSYAEVVTEEQRQSSLAPIGACDDFERALPGPLFAYIQEFRFLPPPLYSEIDPNPDQPTDDRPSCPSR